CATCTTCTGAAAGGCTTCCCGGAGAACATCGCGAATGGATTTACCTTGGGTCAACACAGTATGTTGATCCAGGTAGCCTACGGACACCCGGTTGGACCATTCCACCTTCCCTTCATCGGGAATGAGTTTGCCGGTGATAATATCGAGAAAGGTTGATTTCCCTTCTCCGTTGGCCCCCACTAAACCCACATGTTCACCTTTGAGGAGACGGAAGGTTGTATTTTCCAGAATTTTACGACCACCGAAGCCGTGATTTACATTTTCAACATTTAATATGCTCATGATAAAACTCCCTTTACTTTCATACTTATCTATCTTAAAAAAAGCTTATAGAGTTGTCAAAGGATATTTATAAGCGGACAGGTTTTGGAGTGTTATAGATGGGGTTAAAAGGACATAGGGATGAGTAGAGGGGGAGTGGGAGTGGTATGCTCATTTGGAGTTTAATGCTGGTCTGTTTGCTTAATATTCCTTTTGGATATTGGCGGGAAAATGTCCGGAAGCTTTCCCTGCCTTGGTTTATGGCCATTCATCTGCCGGTGCCGTTTGCCGCCCTGCTGAGACATTATTTGGAATTACCCGGGGTAACACTCCTGGCTTTTCTGGCGGCTTATTTCCTAGGACAATATCTGGGCAGCAGATTATCCAGGGCGTTGCAGCCCTATGGAAAAGTCAGCTCATCCCTGATTCATGACTTAGTCCGCCGCTCCTGGATTATAATCATTGGCAGACAAATAGGAAGATAACCTTGTGCAGGAAGAGTGACCTGCATTTTTTTATGGGCAAATCCGCATAATAGCACGCTATACAGAACAGGTCATTAGTGGCCATCAGCAGTTTGATTATTTATAAAAAATGCAGGAGAAAATTTATATTTTTCATTGGTATGAAAATTGCATATTTATATTGAAGGGTATGATGTTCACAAGAGTTGCTTTTTTAAGGAGGAGACGAAATGAACCGAAAAACAGTTATAGTGGCTGAGATGGATTACGCGGGTGCCCAGGAGGTGTTGGAACGATTACTAAGGCTGGATTATCATCCCGTCGCGCTAAAGTTTTTTAAAACTCAGGAGGAAGCGAATCATTATAGGGTGGAAAAGAAGATGGCAGCCAAAGTTACGTTTTGTCAGTATACGGCCGCTTCCCGTATGGCAAATTACGTGCTGAAGGGTACAAAGGATAATCTCTTATGCGAGAACTGCTTGATTTCATTTGGCTATAACGAGCCCACGGAAGAAGATATTATGGCGCATAGGTTATTTGTTATCGATCCGGAGAAAGCAAAGAGGATTGTTGCCAGCAAACCGAGCTTGCCCTTCGGTGAAATTCATTCCTTTATGACGGCTCCCCTGGCAAAAACACCGGTTGATCCGGACATTGTCTTGTTTGTATGTAACCCTTTCCAAGCCTATCATATTCTCAATGATTATGTCGGTGCCTTTGATGTACATCCCTTACAGTTCAACCACACATTGAATTCCGCTGTATGCGGCGGAGCAGTATGGAGTTACTTGAATCATAAGCCTAATATGAATACCATGTGTGCTGGCAGCTATACTTCGGGTAAAACTGAAAAGGGTGAGGTTAATGTCTTTATACCGGGGGACCAGATTATTAATTTAACCAAACAATTGGTTGCGCGCACAGAGTATTCAGGCGGCGCTTCTTTGCTTAGTGCTGGGAATGAGTGGCCTGGCCTCGATGTCTGCAAGAAATGTCCTATGGTCCGTATCAAGGATAACGATGATGTAAATAAGACATCGTAAATGAAATCGGTAAGAAAAGAATGTTTATATGATTTAAATCAATCCTTAGGCTGCTGACCTGCCACTTCATACCAGTTTAATGTGTTTTTAGAAAAGATATACTATTTAAAAATGTGATGTTTGTTTATTCGAAGCAAATGGTAGTTATGTTATACTAGACTTGTCAACAAAACCCACATTTTAGTTCATTTAAAGTAAACGGATATCTGTAAAGGTATCTTTTCAGAAAATGAACAAAAAGGACCTTAGATCGCTCCAAGTTCATGACAAAGAATTAAATGCTGATCATATATTCAGTTATGTTTTCTCTTCATTTCATTTAGCATAAATGCGCTCAAGCGATATTTTTCCTTTTACCGAACTTTTTCTTCTACAGCAGCGTGCATCTTGGCGTTCATTCGTTCCAGGATATTCGCTACTTTTCCAAAACATCGCTCGGAGGCGCACCAGTTTTGGGCCGCTGAGCCGTATGGTGTGCTTTTTCAGTATACCAAAGTTTGGCGGTTACGGCCGATTCGCCAGTATCGCCTCAAGATTAGCACCATTAGTAAGCCTGATTTAAGAATCTTTAATTGGTTATGAATATTGAACTGAGGAGCTGATGACAGATGTTAGCGCAGGATATGATAGATATTCCCTTGAACTCCTTGCCGGTTTTAAAGCTTCTTCCCGGTGAATATATTTTAACGACTAATTGTGAAACATTATACTACGATGAAAATGCCTTGGTTACCGATGAAAAAGGTTCCCTTCTGGGAAAAATACTATTGGCTTTGTTAGACAAAGATATCCCAATTCGTGAATTGCGTTCACAGATTGAACCGTGTAAAGAGACTATCCTGAAAGATGCCAGTGCCCTTGATTTGATTGAAAACTTCAATGGTCATAAAAACAAAAATAAGATTGTCTATGTAACTGACAAGGATAATAGATTAATTGGTGCTATATCCTGCAACAGCAGGGTTATGGACATGCTGTTTAAAATGAAAGATTTTGTTTTTTTTCCCAGCATATTTGATGCCTTGCATGAAGCTGTCTTGATCATCGATCACAGCGGTACCATCGTTTACATCAATCATGCTTATAACAGCATAGTGGGGGCTTCGGGAGCAAAACTTATAGGCCGAAAGATGGAAGAGGTTGAACCTACCTCTTTATGCTTAAAAGTGTTGATGGGCCATCCCCCTGTGATTAATAAAATGTATACGATTCAATCCCTCCAGGTGGAAGTGCTGGCTAATATTACTCCTTTCTATGTTAACGGGAAAATACAAGGGGTTATTAACATCTTTAGAAATATTCACGAGACTATAAGTTTAGGCAGTGAATTGGAAAAGATGCGTGATGCGGCAACCACCCTGCATAATCATTTTAATGGCAGCAAAGCTTTGCCCCAGGCTTTTAATGATATCATAGGAAAAAACAAATATTTTCGGCAGGCTTTGGTTTTGGCCGCCCATGTCTGCACTACTGACGCAACCGTCATGATCCGGGGGGATAGTGGCACTGGAAAGGAAGTCGTGGCGGAAGCCATACAAAAATGCAGTTCGAGAAAAGATGGCCCTTTTATCAAGGTGAATTGTGCATCCATTCCGGAAAATCTGCTGGAAAGTGAACTTTTTGGATACGAGGAAGGAGCCTTTACCGGTGCTAAAAAAGGCGGAAAAAGAGGGAAGTTCGAATTTGCGCATAAGGGAACACTTTTTTTGGATGAAGTGGGAGACATGAGTCTGACCATGCAAGCTAAACTCTTGCGTGTATTGCAGGAAAAAGAAATAGAAAGGATAGGCGGCAGTCAATCCATAAAAGTGGATGTAAGACTGATTTCGGCTACGAACAGAGATTTAGAAACCATGGTGATGAATAAAGAATTTCGGGATGACTTGTATTATCGGCTCAATGTTATTCCCATCTTTTTACCCCCTTTAGTAAGACGTAAGGACGATATTCCCTTGTTAGTGGAGCATTTTCTGAAGATCTACAGTAAAGAGCACGATAAAGGTGATTTGTTCATTTCATCAGAAGTGATGAATATGCTGATTTCCCACAATTGGCCTGGCAACATCCGGGAATTGAAGAATGTGATCGAGCATGCAGTGATATTATCGGAAGGGGGGATGATCAAAACAAAGGATCTGCCAATACTCTTCAAGAAAAACAATGATAGTATAGCCCCGCCAATAGGGAATGGGGAAGCAATACCCGAACAGGTGGAATTGCTGGAAAAGCAAATCATCACCAAGGCCTTAAAAAACTATGAAAATAAGAGCGATGCTATTAAAGCTCTGGGCATTAGCCGCAGAACCTTTTATGCAAAGCTGAAAAAATATAATATATATGAATAAGTAAAATAGATGGAATTTTCGAGATATTAAAATTAAGCAGGCAATCAAGCTCATGTTGATGGATAATCATGGGCTTGAGGAGGAGGCATTCAGTCAGCTCATGTTGAGCTGACTGAATGCCCCTTTTTTTATTCCCAACCCTTGTTATAACTGAGCTTAATCCTTACAGCTGGCTATAAAGTAAACAATCAATCCTGTAATTGTATAACTTATATATAACAATTACCCTTAAAATTTATAAATTAACCAACTAAACTATGGGATTGATCTGATTTAAAAATAATTAGATTGCAAGGGTAATAGTAAACTACTCTCAGTATTAACAGATTATAGTGCAAAGATATGAAGAATTCTAGTCTGTAAAAATTAATATTGAATTGTTGGCATAGTAATTGCTTGTTTTAAATGGTGCATAAAAAAGGGGAGCAACGATAAGGCGGTATAAGCCTGGGTTTGTTTAGCTGAGATAGCTTGGCGATGAAAAATAGGTTCACTTTTTAAAATTCAGCTATGTATGGATTATATGGGGATAGGGGGGATAATGTGGAGATTAACACACTTACTGGATGTCAGATTTCCCGGAAAAATTGTGTTTAAAAAAGTACGGATCAAAAACAGGAGATAAGCGCAAAACCACAGAGAGGAGATGCTGTCATGTATACAATGGGGATTGATATCGGCTCGGCTTCCTCAAAGGTCGTCATCCTGAAAGACGGGAAAGATATTGTGGCTGCAGAAACAGTTCAAGTCGGGACAGGCTCCTCCGGCCCTAAAAGAGCCTTGAACAGCGCTCTTTTCAAAGGGGGGCTTACCTTGGGGGATATGGCAAGGATCGTTGCCACCGGATATGGGCGTTTTGCGTTTGAAGAAGCACATAAACAGGTTACAGAGATCCGATGTCAGGCGATTGGAAACTTTTTCTTAATACCAACAGCCAGAACAATCATTGATATTGGAGGACAGGATGCTAAAGCGATCAGACTCGACGACAAAGGCTATGTCAAGCAATTCTTTATGAATGATAAATGTGCAGCCGGCACAGGACGCTTTCTTGACGTAATGTCCAGAGTCCTCGAGGTTGGGCTCACAGAAATGGCAGAATACGATGCAAAGGCCACGGAACCGGCGACAGTCAGCAGTACTTGCACAGTGTTTGCGGAATCCGAGGTGATCTCTCAGCTATCACAAGGAGTTGCCCTAGAAAATATTATTGCCGGGATTCATCAATCCATTGCCAGCAAAGCGGCCGGATTAGCCGGTAGAGGTGTAGTTGAAGATGACGTTGTCATGTGTGGCGGTGTTGCTCAGAATGGTGGGGTTGTCAGAGCTCTGATCAGAGAGCTGAACAGAAAAGTGATCGTAACCCCCAATCCGCAAATCACCGCAGCGCTGGGAGCGGCCATTCATGCTTATCAGGATATGGAGAATTAAGACAGAGCCTTTGGAATTAAGGCAGAACCTCTATAAAAAGATGAAAGAAGGAAGATAAATGTCTGATGTATTAGAGATGAATGCAAAGCAATTATTGGGTCATTATCAAGCGCAATTGGATGAAGAAGCGAGGCAGGCCAAAAAAGAGGGCCGGCTCGTTTGCTGGTCGGCCTCGGTGGCCCCCTCGGAATTCTGTGTTGCGATGGATATTGCCATGGTATACCCTGAAACCCATGCCGCCGGTATCGGCGCGAAAAAAGGCGCCCTTGATATGCTGAAAGTTGCGGAACGGAAGGGGTACTCCATAGATATCTGCTCATATGCCAGAGTCAATCTTGGGTATATGGAACTGCTCAAAGAGCAAGCCCTTACAGGTGTAACCAGCGAGGAACTCAAAAATTCTCCGGCAGCAGAAGTACCCCTTCCAGACCTGGTTATCACATGCAACAACATATGCAATACATTGCTGAAGTGGTATGAAAATCTGGCTGCGGAGCTGAATATTCCTTGCATCATCATTGATGTGCCCTTCAATCACACTATGCCCATTCCCCAATATTCAAAAGATTACATTGCTGAACAATTTAAAGATGCCATTGCCCAACTGGAAGAAATTTGTGGCAAAAAATTTGATTATGACAAATTCTTTAAAGTGCAGGAACAGACCCAGCGTTCTGTAGCTCAATGGAACAGAGTCGCTGAATTTCTTCATTATAAACCCAGTCCGCTGAACGGCTTTGATCTCTTCAACTTCATGGCTCTGATTGTTTGTGCCAGGAGTAAAGAGTATGCGGAGATTACCTTCAAAACCTTTGCCGATGAATTGAAGGAAAAACTGAAAAATGGCGTCTATGCCTTTGGAGACAACGAAAAGAAACGTATTACTTGGGAAGGCATTGCTGTCTGGCCGCATTTGGGGCATACGTTCAAAACATTGAAAAATGCAGGGAACCTTATGACAGGCTCGGCCTATCCCGGGCTTTGGAATCTGACTTATACGCCGGGTGATATGAGCTCCATGGCGGAAGCCTATACCAGGATTTATATCAATACATGCCTGGACAATAAGATTAAAGTGCTGAGCGACATCATAGATAAAGGGCAATGTGACGGCATTCTCTACCACCAGAACAGAAGCTGCAAACTCATGAGCCTATTGAATGTGGAGACGGCTGAACGCTTAAATGCACAGAATCAATTGCCCTACGTCAGCTTTGACGGAGACCAGACCGATCCGCGCAATTATGCTCCGGCACAATATGAGACGAGAGTACAGGCACTTGATGAAATGATGAGTCAGGGTAAGGGGGACAAAAACTAATGAATAGAATGGAAACAATCATCGATCAGCTTATGGCGGTTGCCAGGAAGCCGGCCCAAGCTATCGCCGGCCATAAAGCGCAGACAGGTAAAGGCGCAGTAGGTGTGATGCCCGTATATGCTCCGGAGGAGATCATTCACGCAGCAGGCTATCTTCCGGTTGGTATTTGGGGGGGGCAAAAAACCATTACCAAAGCCCGCGCCTATCTGCCTCCGTATGCCTGTTCCATCATGCAATCGGTTATGGAGATGCAGATTGAGGGAGTATACGATAATTTACAGGCCGTGTTGTTCTCAGTGCCCTGCGATACGTTAAAGTGTATGAGCCAGAAATGGAAAGGGACAGCTCCCGTTATTGTCTTCACACATCCCCAAAACAGAAAACTGGCGGCTGCCCATGGTTTTTTAGTCGAGGAATACAAACGCCTAAGGGAAAAACTGGAAAAAACTCTTGGTGTGAAGATCACCGACGAGGCTCTTGGGAGAAGCATTGATATTTATAATGAAAACAGGAAAATTATGCGGGAATTTTCAGAGCTCGCTGCCCAATATCCCCATAGTATCGATCCGGTTAAACGCCATGGGGTCATGAAAGCCAGGCACTTCATGGAAAAATCACAGCATACGGCCTTGGTGAAAGAGTTGATGGATGAAGTTAAAGCTCTGCCAAGTGAGCCATGGCAGGGCAAGAAAGTTATCTTAACCGGGATCACAGCGGAACCGGATGAAGTTCTGGATGTTCTTAAAGAAAACGGATTTGCCGTAGTGGCCGACGACCTTGCTCAGGAATCAAGGCAATTCAGGCTCGATGTACCGGCGGGGGAAGAGCCCTTGTCCAGGCTGGCCAAATGGTGGCAGGATTTTGACGGGTGCTCTTTGGCAGTCAACCCTGAAAAACCCCGCGGTAAAATGCTCATCGATATGGTCGAAAAACATCAGGCAGATGCTGTTGTGGTATGCATGATGAAGTTCTGCGATCCGGAGGAATTTGATTATCCGATTTACTATGCGCAGTTGGAGGAAAAGGGCATAAGGAGCTTATACCTTGATATCGATCAGGAATCCACTTCATTTGAGCAGATCAAGACGCGGGTGCAGAGTTTCCGCGAGATGCTGTAGGCATTTCAGGTCCCAATAAAGTAAAAGAAGGTGATGCTTATGTTGATTTTAATTTGCAATGTGGGGAGCACATCACTCAAATTCAAGCTGTATACGATGCCGGACACCCATATTTTATGTGAAGCTAAGATTGAGCGGGTGGGCAGTGCCAATGGGATATATTCCTTCCGGAACAATTTAAATGGCGCTGAAGAAAGCAGGGAAGGTCTGAATATTCCCGGTTATAGTGAAGGAATCAATTTGTTTTTGAAGGATCTGGTTGACTCCGGGAAAGGAGCAATCCGAACCATCGACCAGGTGGATGCCATTGGCTTCAAGACGGTTATCGCGAAAGGCTATTATGGTGTTCATGAGCTTTCGGATGAGGTGATCGCGGCGATGGAAGCATACATCAAGGTCGCTCCCGCCCATAATCCCCCCTACATTGAAGCCATCAGAAAGTTTAAAGAGATCCTTCCGGATAAACTATTCGTCGGCGTATTTGAGACAGCATTTCACAAAACCATACCCCAGGAACGAAGAATGTATTCCATCCCTTATGAATGGTATGAGAACTATGACATTCAGCGTCTGGGCTATCACGGTGCATCCCACGGCTATATTTCCCGGCAGGTGGAGAAGCGCATAGGCAAGCAGTATAAACTGATCTCCTGTCATTTAGGGGGCAGTGGTTCACTGTGCGCTGTGTTGGACGGCAAATCCGTGGACTCAAGTTTCGGATTTTCGCCACAGACCGGTATCCCCCATGCCAACCGGGCCGGGGACATTGACGCCAATATTATTCCTTTTCTCTTGGGACAGGGCCTGACGGTTGAGGAAATATTCAAGGGCATTGACAAAAACGGAGGACTGCTGGGTATTTCGGGAGTAAGCAACGATTTGCGTGATATCGAAGAAGCAGCGGCTCAAGGCAATGAGCGGGCTAAGCTGGCCATCGATGTGTACGCTGACAGCATTATCAAATACATCGGTTCCTTCTATGCGGTTTTGGGTGGGCTGGATTATCTTGTGTTTACAGGCGGTATAGGAGAAAATTCCTCTGTCATCAGGCAGAAGATCTGCTCAAGGCTCACCCATCTGGGAGTTGAACTTGATGAGGCCGGCAATGTTGAAGGGCCAAAAGAGCGGGTGATCTCTGCCGATACATCCAAAGTTAAGGTCTGCATCATTCCCACCAACGAAGAAGAAGGGATTGCCCAGGATATCTTTCATAATTATGCTGTTTAATGATTCATTAAATGACGAGGGAGGCCGTTGAAATGAAAACAGTTCCAGTAGGAGTATCGAACCGTCATGTGCATTTGTCACAAGAACATATTCAGGTATTATTTGGCGAAGGGTATAATCTGACCCAGGCCAAAATGCTTGCCCAGCCCGGTCAATTCGCAAGCGGTGAATTTGTAAATTTAGTAGGATCGAAAGGAACCATTGAAGGGGTAAGGGTTTTGGGACCCGCCCGGAAAGATACCCAGGTAGAGTTAGCGGTTACAGATAGCTATAAATTAGGGCTTAAGCCTCCCGTCAGAGATTCCGGCGACCTTAAAGGTTCCCCCGGGTTGACAATCACCGGCCCTTGTGGGGCGGTAACCCTTGCTGAAGGGGCGATTATCGCGGCGCGCCATATCCATATGCATTCTGCAGATGCGGAGGGTCTTAGCCTGAAGAATGGCGATCGGGCGAAAGTTCAGGTCAATGGTCCCAGGGGTGGCGTGTTTGATGAAGTCTTGATTCGGGTGAGCGATAGCTTTGTCACTGAGATGCACATTGATACAGATGAGGCCAATGCCTTTGGTTTAGCCAATGGACAGCTTGTCGGCATAATCCTGAAATAAAGAAGTCTGAAATTTTAAAAGCACTTGTTCTTATCAGTCTGGGATGGATATATGGGGATTATTTCCCGACTACTCCACAACTTTTGCTAGATAAGGCAAGTGTTTTTTTGATTTATGCCAGATTATCTCATGCCAACCAAGAATTATGATGAAGGAGCGGGAGAAATGAAAAGTATCGGGAACAGGATTGCTCTCATTTTTGCTGGTGTGCTTATTGTCTCAACCACTGCCTTAAGCCTGCTGGCCTATGTGCAGGCTTCTCAGGTCATTACCCGGGAAGTGAGCAGCGCAACCGCCAAACTGGCGGAGGAAGCGGCGAACACTATTGAAACTGCCATTGAGAAAGTTTACAGCAACCTGGAAGTATTAGCCAACAGTGAGGTTATGCGCAAAGTAGGGGAGGCCTCTCCGGCAACAATTCAACAGCAGGTGGCAGCTTTGAAGGAAGAAGCTGCCCGTTCCGGATTCCTGCTCATGTCCATAACCGATGCCACCGGGAAGTCGCATACTTCAAATAATCTGTCCCTGGATAACAGCCAAAGCGAGTGTTTTCTTGAGGCTATGCAGGGGAAAAGGGCGATTTCCCCGGTACAAAAAAGCAGCGCTACGGATACGTTTTATATAACTGCATTTTATATAACCTTTACTGTACCCATAAAATCCGGCGATCAAGTGATTGGGACAATCGATGGGGTACTGGATGTTATGGATCTGACAAAATTGGCTGAGGAGCTGACCATTGGGCAAACTGGGTATGTTTTTATCGTTAATGAACAAGGCACGGTGATAGCCCACCCGGATAAAGAGCTTGTGGAAGGATTATATAATCCCATTGCAGCGGCCCAGGAAGATCCGGGTGTTGCTGAATTAGCCGATGTTATTCAGAAAAGAATGCTGGCGGGGGAAAATGGTTCAAGTCAGTACGTTTTTCAAGGTCAGGAAAAAATGATGGGCTTTGCACCGGTAGAAAACACCAAATGGAGCTTGGCCCTGACAGCACCGATGAGCGAGATCCTTTCCGCCCTGGACGGCTTGAAAAGAAGTGCCCTCATCATTGCTTTATTTTTCCTGGTATTCGGAACAATTGTGGCCATCGCTGCAGGAAGGAGGATTGCCCGTCCGGTAAACGAAGCGGCCGCTTATGCCGAAATGATCGCGGAGGGGGATCTTACCCAAAAACTAAGCCAGGTAAGCCTGGCCCGCCGAGATGAGATCGGGCGGCTGTCCCAATCTTTTCAGAAAATGCAGGATGTTCTGAATGAGACGGTGGGGAAAATCTCCATATCTGCCGCTAACCTGGCAACAGCCAGCAGGCAGTTATCAAGGGTGACTCAGAATGCTTCCGCCAATATGGAAACGATTGCCGCCGCGACTGAAGAAATATTCGCCTCCCTTGAGGAAGTAAGCGCTTCCAGCCAGGAAGTAGCGGCTTCCGGTCAGGAAATGAACGCTTCTACGGAAACCTTAAACAAGGCAATGGTCGATGGGGGAGAGAATTCCCGCACCATTGAAAACCGTGTGGGAACGGTCTATCAGTCAGTGACGGCTTCCAAGCAGATAACGGAGCAAACCTACTCAACATTAGAAGAACGGATAAAGGTTACCATCGAAAAAGCCGGGATAGTTGACGAAATAACCAATATGGCAGATCTTATTGCCAATATTGCCGGTCAGACCAATCTCCTGGCCCTCAACGCGGCCATTGAAGCTGCCCGGGCCGGAGAACAGGGCAGGGGCTTTGCGGTGGTTGCCGAAGAGGTCAGAAAGCTTGCCGAACAATCAGCGAATACGGTGGAGAATATCCAAGAGGTTACGAATAAAGTGCGGGAGAGCATCGATGACCTGGTCAAACAAGCCCAGGAATTATTAGCCTTTATGAATACCAAGATCAAGGACGACTATGTGGAGTTTATGAATACCGCCGAACAGTACCGCGAGGATACCGCAACCTTCGGGCGGATTACCCGGTCGGCTTCAGAAATGTGTCAACAAGTATTGCTGACGGTTAGCGAAGTCAGCAGGGCTATGACTGAAATCACCCAAAGCGTAGGCCAAAGTGCGGAAAGCTCACAGCAAGTAGCGTCAAGTATCGAAACGGCTACTGTTTCTATGACGGATATCAGCACTTCCGTAGATGTTTTGGCGAAGACGGCTGAAGAATTAACCGCGCTGACAGGTAAATTTACACTATGAGTATCGGATCTGTTGCCCTGGCCTCAGGCTCAAATAGTTTCAGGCATGTATATAAAGTAAATAATTTATCCCCGTAATTGTATAGTTTGTATCTAAATTTGGGGGGGAGATCATAAGCAAACTTAAAAGAGCAAACCAAGAAGCCTGTATTTTAGAATAATTATGAAATTTCAATAATTTTATTAATAATAATAGCTGAATTATGCGCCGTTTTGACTGGATTGTTAGGTACAAGTATAAAAAATATGACGCAGAAAAGTCAAAAAGCGATAAATAAAGGATTGTTGGCATAGTAATTGCTTATTTTATGTATAACAATTAAAAATAATACAAACTGCATAAGGAGGTATCTTGTAAAACCAAGGGGCGTTTTTTGAAATTTTTCTGCATCTATAAGGTCAGGTGAGGGGAGGTGCAAGGGATTTATTTTTAGGCATGAGTTGTCACAGTTTGCATTTACTGTGTAAACAGATAATGCGAAGCTTAACTTTTATAAAACAAATTGGAGGATTCAAAATGAGCTTGAAAAAGTTATTTTACCCCAAGACAATCGCCATTGTTGGAGCATCGCAAAATTTAGACAGCATCGGTGGTCAGCCCATCAAGTTTTTGAAAAAATATAATTTCCAGGGAACGGTCATGCCGGTTAATCCTAAATATAGTGAAATTGCCGGACTTAAGTGTTATCCTTCCGTTTCATCCATAACTGAGGAAATTGACGTTGTGCTGGTATCGGTGGCGGCGAGCAGGGTGTTGCCTATTGTTAAAGAATGTGTCGAGAAAAAGGCACATTTTGTTGTTATTTTCAGTTCGGGATTTGCGGAAATGGGCAATCATCAAGGGCAGCAGGAGCTGATCGATGCGGTAGCCGGTACCGGAACCAGAATCCTGGGTCCGAACAATCAGGGTATAGTAAACTTTATCGACGGCATTCCCGCCGGATTTAATCCGCTGCTTGATGCTGAAGTGATTCCTAAAGGAAATATCGGTATTGTCGCCCAAAGCAGTGGTTTAGGCTTCGCCGCCATAGGTTTCGCTATTCAGCAGAGATTGGGAATTTCCCATATCGCTACGGTGGGCAACCAGGCCGACATCAATATCATGGAACTGATCCAGTTCATGATCGAGGATGAACATACCTCCATCATCACCTGTATTGTGGAAGGGTTAAAGCCTTCTTCAAACTTGCCGGAATTGGCGAAGCTGGCGAAACAAAAGGGGAAATCTTTAGTCTTTCTGAAATTAGGGAGAACAGCCGTAGGTAAAAAAGCTTCCATGTCACACAGCGGCTCATTAGCCGGGGACTCCGACATTTTTGAGGCTTTCTGCAAGCAGGCCGGGATCATCTCGGTTAAGGATATGGAAGATCTGATTGATGTGTTGATTGGGCTGCAAGGGAAAAAGCCGGGAGGCGACCGTGTGGCTGTAGTGACTGAAACCGGTGGGTCGGGGATTCTTGCCGCTGACATATGTGAAGATTTCCATATACAAACCCCCAGACTGACCGAAGAAACCATCAACTCTCTCAACGCAATACTTCCGGATTTTGCATCGGCGCAGAACCCGGTTGATTTTACAGCCCATATATTTAATCAAGAGGATTTGTTCCGCAATTGTTTAGTGGAGGTGGTAAAAGACAGTAATATCGATGTGCTGCTGTTCTCTTTTGGCCCAACCCGCGGCAAGCTGGCTGAAAAGATGGCGGACGATATTATCGAAATCAGCAAAGAATTAAACAAATCGATTTTTATCTCCTGGTTAACTCCTGAACAGCCATTCTTTAACAAGCTTAGAGAAGCAAATGTTCCCCTCTACCCCACCCCTTACAGATGTATTCGGGCGC
The window above is part of the Desulfitobacterium chlororespirans DSM 11544 genome. Proteins encoded here:
- a CDS encoding acetate/propionate family kinase; its protein translation is MLILICNVGSTSLKFKLYTMPDTHILCEAKIERVGSANGIYSFRNNLNGAEESREGLNIPGYSEGINLFLKDLVDSGKGAIRTIDQVDAIGFKTVIAKGYYGVHELSDEVIAAMEAYIKVAPAHNPPYIEAIRKFKEILPDKLFVGVFETAFHKTIPQERRMYSIPYEWYENYDIQRLGYHGASHGYISRQVEKRIGKQYKLISCHLGGSGSLCAVLDGKSVDSSFGFSPQTGIPHANRAGDIDANIIPFLLGQGLTVEEIFKGIDKNGGLLGISGVSNDLRDIEEAAAQGNERAKLAIDVYADSIIKYIGSFYAVLGGLDYLVFTGGIGENSSVIRQKICSRLTHLGVELDEAGNVEGPKERVISADTSKVKVCIIPTNEEEGIAQDIFHNYAV
- the pduL gene encoding phosphate propanoyltransferase, which gives rise to MKTVPVGVSNRHVHLSQEHIQVLFGEGYNLTQAKMLAQPGQFASGEFVNLVGSKGTIEGVRVLGPARKDTQVELAVTDSYKLGLKPPVRDSGDLKGSPGLTITGPCGAVTLAEGAIIAARHIHMHSADAEGLSLKNGDRAKVQVNGPRGGVFDEVLIRVSDSFVTEMHIDTDEANAFGLANGQLVGIILK
- a CDS encoding methyl-accepting chemotaxis protein, with the protein product MKSIGNRIALIFAGVLIVSTTALSLLAYVQASQVITREVSSATAKLAEEAANTIETAIEKVYSNLEVLANSEVMRKVGEASPATIQQQVAALKEEAARSGFLLMSITDATGKSHTSNNLSLDNSQSECFLEAMQGKRAISPVQKSSATDTFYITAFYITFTVPIKSGDQVIGTIDGVLDVMDLTKLAEELTIGQTGYVFIVNEQGTVIAHPDKELVEGLYNPIAAAQEDPGVAELADVIQKRMLAGENGSSQYVFQGQEKMMGFAPVENTKWSLALTAPMSEILSALDGLKRSALIIALFFLVFGTIVAIAAGRRIARPVNEAAAYAEMIAEGDLTQKLSQVSLARRDEIGRLSQSFQKMQDVLNETVGKISISAANLATASRQLSRVTQNASANMETIAAATEEIFASLEEVSASSQEVAASGQEMNASTETLNKAMVDGGENSRTIENRVGTVYQSVTASKQITEQTYSTLEERIKVTIEKAGIVDEITNMADLIANIAGQTNLLALNAAIEAARAGEQGRGFAVVAEEVRKLAEQSANTVENIQEVTNKVRESIDDLVKQAQELLAFMNTKIKDDYVEFMNTAEQYREDTATFGRITRSASEMCQQVLLTVSEVSRAMTEITQSVGQSAESSQQVASSIETATVSMTDISTSVDVLAKTAEELTALTGKFTL
- a CDS encoding acetate--CoA ligase family protein, with the protein product MSLKKLFYPKTIAIVGASQNLDSIGGQPIKFLKKYNFQGTVMPVNPKYSEIAGLKCYPSVSSITEEIDVVLVSVAASRVLPIVKECVEKKAHFVVIFSSGFAEMGNHQGQQELIDAVAGTGTRILGPNNQGIVNFIDGIPAGFNPLLDAEVIPKGNIGIVAQSSGLGFAAIGFAIQQRLGISHIATVGNQADINIMELIQFMIEDEHTSIITCIVEGLKPSSNLPELAKLAKQKGKSLVFLKLGRTAVGKKASMSHSGSLAGDSDIFEAFCKQAGIISVKDMEDLIDVLIGLQGKKPGGDRVAVVTETGGSGILAADICEDFHIQTPRLTEETINSLNAILPDFASAQNPVDFTAHIFNQEDLFRNCLVEVVKDSNIDVLLFSFGPTRGKLAEKMADDIIEISKELNKSIFISWLTPEQPFFNKLREANVPLYPTPYRCIRALEHIVRQEIPVKAAEKKATADKKHGDAEVLSLTEYQTKKMLGEYGIAVLRGGLATSLEEAVNLGSQIDYPVVLKVMSPQIAHKTDAGLVILGIKNEQELTDNYNTILERAKKSFPTAAIEGVLVEKMVEKPVAEVILGIKYDITFGPVIIFGLGGIFVEVLGDVARRVLPLTREEALAMLASIKAYPLLNGYRGKPQGNLDALVDMILNLSRFAIEQQDNFKEMDINPVFVMPEGQGVICGDALLIPR